One Weissella coleopterorum DNA segment encodes these proteins:
- the yicI gene encoding alpha-xylosidase: MKFSNGYWLGKDEYIINSPIEAFDTKVLTAQEADKNSETLVVNSSYQQLASRSDMLDVGNTTMSVFSPAPDVIGIELKHFDQDDHNPLYQLEQQAVTPDIKVDPKQARFKSGDLELTVDLHNKFNLDFNYQGKRITGSEFKAQGSIDDLSGQQLGQVMHPNTVVGAQAMVSDRQITRADHYMREQLSLLPGTKVYGFGETFGPFVKNGQTIDIINRDGGTGSDQSYKSIPFYIAAKSGISKDAKGTYYGVFVNESQPTSFEVATEVVDRVSFSTRGESLEYYIIAGETPKDVLGKYNKLTGGSTLPPEWTFGLWLSTSFTTDYSEETVMKFIDGMFERDIPLSVFHFDCFWMKGFEWSNFEWDKEQFPDPEGLIQRLHDRGLKVCVWINPYISQKSRLFKIGKEKGYFIKRTDGNVWQWDLWQPGNAIVDFTNPEAVQWYQGLLKNLLDMGVDCFKTDFGERIPMHDAVYYNGNNPEGEHNYYTHRYNQAVFELLQQEKGADEAVVFARSATVGGQQYPVHWGGDNLSQFHSMADTLRGGLSLMSSGFTFWSHDIGGFEENASAAIYKRWTQFGLLSSHSRYHGNIQYRVPWLFDEEAVDVTRNFAKLKQKMMPYIYSEAKASVTAGIPLMRPMYLEFPNDANCADLDRQYMFGAKLLVAPVMSENGDVDYYLPAGRWQHVIDGREVIVDAHGQWMAENYDYLSLPVWKKID, translated from the coding sequence ATGAAATTTTCAAATGGATACTGGTTAGGCAAAGATGAATATATTATTAATTCACCCATTGAAGCCTTTGATACCAAAGTTCTCACCGCTCAAGAAGCTGATAAAAATAGTGAAACTTTAGTGGTTAACTCAAGTTACCAACAATTGGCTTCGCGAAGTGATATGTTAGATGTTGGTAATACAACCATGTCCGTGTTTAGCCCAGCACCAGATGTGATTGGGATCGAATTAAAGCATTTTGATCAAGATGATCACAATCCTTTATATCAATTGGAGCAACAAGCTGTTACACCAGACATTAAGGTGGATCCCAAACAAGCTAGATTTAAAAGTGGTGATTTAGAATTAACGGTTGATCTGCATAATAAATTCAACCTAGATTTTAATTATCAAGGGAAGCGGATTACTGGTTCAGAGTTTAAAGCGCAGGGATCGATTGATGATTTATCTGGTCAGCAGCTTGGTCAAGTTATGCATCCCAATACGGTTGTAGGGGCACAAGCCATGGTTAGTGATCGCCAAATCACTCGGGCAGATCATTATATGCGGGAACAACTTAGTTTATTGCCAGGAACCAAGGTTTATGGTTTTGGGGAAACCTTTGGACCATTCGTTAAAAATGGTCAAACGATTGATATTATTAATCGTGATGGTGGAACTGGTTCTGATCAAAGTTATAAATCAATTCCCTTTTATATCGCAGCAAAATCCGGAATTTCAAAAGATGCCAAGGGGACTTATTATGGCGTTTTTGTAAATGAAAGCCAACCCACAAGCTTTGAAGTGGCAACGGAAGTTGTAGATCGTGTCAGCTTCTCAACCCGGGGTGAAAGCCTTGAATACTACATCATTGCTGGTGAAACTCCCAAAGATGTTTTAGGTAAGTATAATAAGTTAACGGGTGGTTCCACCTTACCACCTGAATGGACTTTTGGACTATGGTTATCAACTTCATTTACAACGGATTATTCAGAGGAAACCGTGATGAAGTTTATCGATGGGATGTTTGAGCGGGATATTCCATTATCAGTCTTCCACTTTGATTGCTTCTGGATGAAGGGCTTTGAATGGAGTAACTTTGAATGGGATAAGGAACAATTCCCTGATCCTGAAGGCTTAATTCAACGGTTGCATGACCGAGGTTTGAAAGTTTGTGTTTGGATTAATCCATATATCTCACAAAAGTCACGTCTGTTTAAAATTGGTAAGGAAAAAGGTTACTTCATTAAACGAACTGATGGGAATGTTTGGCAATGGGATTTGTGGCAACCTGGAAATGCAATTGTTGATTTTACAAATCCAGAAGCCGTACAATGGTATCAAGGTTTGTTGAAAAATCTCTTAGATATGGGAGTAGATTGCTTCAAAACTGATTTTGGAGAACGAATTCCAATGCATGATGCAGTTTATTATAATGGTAATAATCCAGAGGGTGAGCATAATTATTACACCCATCGTTACAACCAAGCAGTCTTTGAGCTCTTACAGCAAGAAAAAGGTGCAGACGAGGCAGTAGTCTTTGCGCGTTCGGCCACCGTGGGTGGACAACAATATCCGGTCCATTGGGGTGGTGATAATTTAAGCCAATTCCACTCAATGGCTGATACTCTGCGTGGTGGGTTGAGCTTAATGTCATCCGGATTTACTTTTTGGAGTCATGATATTGGCGGATTTGAAGAAAATGCGAGTGCCGCAATTTACAAGCGCTGGACTCAATTTGGTCTTTTGTCGAGTCATTCGCGGTACCATGGTAATATTCAATATCGGGTTCCATGGCTCTTTGATGAAGAAGCAGTTGATGTAACACGTAATTTCGCCAAACTAAAACAAAAGATGATGCCATATATTTACAGCGAAGCTAAGGCCTCGGTCACAGCAGGAATTCCACTCATGCGTCCAATGTATTTGGAATTCCCAAATGATGCTAATTGTGCTGACTTGGATCGTCAATATATGTTTGGAGCAAAGCTTTTGGTTGCACCCGTTATGAGCGAAAATGGGGATGTTGATTATTATTTGCCAGCTGGGCGTTGGCAACATGTGATTGATGGTCGGGAAGTGATCGTGGATGCTCATGGTCAATGGATGGCTGAAAATTATGATTATTTGAGTTTACCAGTTTGGAAAAAAATTGATTAA
- a CDS encoding glycoside-pentoside-hexuronide (GPH):cation symporter, whose amino-acid sequence MNNGNQVKWPERLAYAMSDFGCNTIFQIVGTYFMVFSTDTMGIKASVVAGLFALTAIIDSVDGVIWGQFIDRTHTKWGKSRPYWLWFSVPFALFCIMSFSAPNLPMTWKIVWIYVAYIGAKVLYSGINIPVTSILPAMTSNPQERVTLSTVRQFFGNLGAAVFLPLTLPAVAFFAGIFDKHNSNPSTSATGWFIWAVILGIVTVICLMTAFKGTRERVVTKDSNRSVPMRESIKALKGNYPWVIIIFINFVYWGSFSIRQSSLPYYFKYVLHNEALGSAVLAGTIITLISTAMVPFFSRLIGKRNTMLIGMVGTAISQLILHFADQMNGNVPMILFGMLVYYISYGLVGALIAVMLSDAVDFGEWKNGVRAEGFVTSFSSFSAKLGMGLGSMLLSAVLAGGGYVAATAGSSAGQTASALDAIRLGFIWIPLIGYVASGLVLLFNNVDKLEPQMVKDLDEKHQRETEGLA is encoded by the coding sequence ATGAATAATGGTAATCAAGTTAAATGGCCTGAACGGCTAGCTTATGCCATGTCAGATTTTGGTTGTAATACAATTTTTCAAATTGTAGGGACTTATTTTATGGTGTTTAGCACTGATACGATGGGGATTAAAGCATCGGTTGTGGCAGGACTATTCGCATTAACAGCAATTATTGATTCAGTTGATGGTGTGATCTGGGGGCAATTTATTGATCGAACGCACACTAAGTGGGGAAAGTCACGGCCATACTGGCTTTGGTTCTCTGTACCATTCGCGCTTTTCTGTATTATGTCATTCTCGGCACCTAATTTGCCGATGACGTGGAAAATTGTCTGGATTTACGTTGCATATATTGGAGCGAAAGTATTGTATTCAGGAATTAATATTCCCGTAACTTCAATTTTACCGGCAATGACCAGTAATCCACAAGAACGTGTGACACTTTCAACGGTGCGTCAATTCTTTGGAAACTTAGGTGCCGCTGTATTTCTACCATTAACATTACCAGCTGTGGCTTTCTTCGCTGGAATCTTTGATAAGCATAACTCAAACCCATCAACTTCAGCTACTGGTTGGTTCATCTGGGCAGTGATCCTTGGAATCGTAACTGTGATTTGTTTAATGACTGCCTTTAAAGGAACTCGGGAACGAGTAGTAACCAAAGATTCAAATCGTTCTGTACCAATGCGTGAATCAATTAAAGCACTGAAAGGAAATTATCCTTGGGTTATCATTATTTTCATTAACTTTGTTTACTGGGGAAGTTTTTCCATTCGTCAAAGTTCTCTACCATATTATTTCAAGTACGTTTTGCATAATGAAGCTTTAGGGAGTGCAGTTTTAGCTGGAACCATTATTACTTTGATTTCAACGGCAATGGTTCCATTCTTCTCAAGATTAATTGGAAAAAGAAATACTATGTTGATCGGAATGGTTGGAACTGCCATCTCACAATTGATTTTGCATTTTGCTGATCAAATGAATGGGAATGTACCTATGATTTTGTTTGGAATGCTAGTTTACTATATTAGCTATGGTCTAGTCGGAGCATTGATTGCTGTGATGCTTTCCGATGCTGTTGATTTTGGGGAGTGGAAGAATGGCGTCCGCGCCGAAGGTTTTGTCACTTCATTTAGTTCATTTAGTGCCAAGTTAGGAATGGGATTGGGAAGTATGTTGCTTTCAGCTGTTTTGGCGGGCGGCGGCTATGTGGCAGCAACGGCTGGCTCATCAGCTGGTCAAACCGCATCAGCGCTTGATGCTATTCGCCTTGGATTTATTTGGATTCCATTGATTGGTTATGTGGCGTCTGGTTTGGTGTTGTTGTTTAACAATGTTGATAAATTGGAACCACAAATGGTAAAAGACTTAGATGAAAAACACCAACGTGAAACTGAAGGATTAGCATAG